One region of Rhizoctonia solani chromosome 9, complete sequence genomic DNA includes:
- a CDS encoding amidase: MHRFKRTFCLFLLLSFLSLLPPATLSFVARSPTAKYPDLYEASIGELQNGLDKGDFTSVDLVKAYFARIDEVNLKGPKLRAVIELNPQAIAQAAALDAERKRTGKRSPLHGIPILLKDNIATLASEGMNTTAGSYALLKSVVPGDATVAAKLRKAGAVLLGKANLSEWANIRGTFISASGWSAVGGQATNPYYPAADPCGSSSGSGVATAIGLAAGSLGTETDGSIICPSSYNNLVGVKPTVGLTSREGVVPISSHQDTVGPMTRSVADAAVILSIIAGRDKKDNYTETAPSKIPDYTQFLHVNAIKGKRFGVPRAVFTDDSITGNHPSINAEFNKSLDIIRSLGGIVVDPADLPDAHEIPDSQELTVLKVDLKVGDLNVVFSLKSIPTKTGTLEKIIQFNDAYKGLEQPKGYEGQTIFIDAEATSGYNSTYYDALRENYKLGRQRGIDGALKSYKLDALLLPSNGTRNSTSFEIHDALNALVLGYTTTPAAIAGYPIVTVPLGFHPDDTHVESAGPYTVFPAPGVPFGLSFLGTAYSETSLIGFAYAYEQRTHTRLKRLAYKDAIPKTQLQDIIL; encoded by the exons ATGCACCGTTTCAAAAGGACGTTTTGTCTTTTCTTATTGCTCTCATTTCTATCCTTGCTTCCACCGGCGACCCTCTCATTTGTTGCCCGCTCCCCGACGGCCAAATACCCTGACTTGTACGAAGCATCCATCGGGGAGTTACAGAACGGATTGGATAAAGGTGACTTTACAAGCGTGGATCTAGTGAAA GCATATTTCGCGCGGATCGATGAAGTCAACTTGAAAGGGCCGAAACTTCGTGCTGTCATTGAATTGAATCCCCAAGCCATAGCCCAGGCCGCAGCACTCGATGCCGAGCGTAAGAGAACGGGTAAACGATCCCCCTTGCATGGCATACCTATATTGTTGAAGGATAATATTGCAACCTTAGCGAGCGAAG GTATGAATACCACTGCAGGTTCATATGCACTTCTCAAGTCGGTCGTTCCCGGTGACGCAACTGTTGCTGCCAAACTTCGAAAAGCTGGCGCAGTATTACTTGGAAAAGCCAACTTG TCCGAATGGGCAAATATTCGTGGTACTTTCATCTCGGCATCGGGATGGTCAGCTGTTGGAGGTCAAGCAACGAATCCTTATTATCCTGCAGCTGACCCTTGTGGCTCTTCGTCAGGAAGCGGAGTGGCAACAGCTATAGGACTGGCCGCTGGATCACTGGGAACCGAAACTGATGGGAGTATAATATGTCCATCAAGCTATAACAACCTTGTCGGTGTCAAACCTACAGTAGGTTTGACTTCTAGGGAAGGCG TGGTCCCGATATCGTCTCATCAGGACACAGTAGGCCCGATGACGAGAAGTGTGGCGGATGCAGCTGTCATTCTATCAATCATTGCTGGGCGAGATAAGAAAGATAACTATACAGAGACCGCGCCATCCAAGATCCCAGACTACACACAGTTCCTTCATGTAAACGCAATCAAAGGGAAGCGTTTTGGTGTCCCCCGAGCGGTATTTACAGATGACTCTATTACCGGCAATCACCCGAGTATCAACGCTGAATTCAACAAGTCATTGGATATAATTCGCTCCCTTGGTGGAATCGTGGTTGACCCCGCAGATTTACCAGACGCACATGAAATCCCCGATAGCCAAGAATTGACTGTTTTAAAGGTAGATCTCAAGGTTGGTGACCTCAACGTTGTTTTT AGTTTGAAGTCTATCCCGACCAAGACGGGTACCTTGGAAAAGATTATCCAGTTCAATGATGCTTATAAGGGTCTAGAGCAGCCGAAAGGTTACGAAGGCCAAACTAT ATTTATTGATGCAGAGGCAACTTCAGGGTACAACTCGACATATTACGATGCACTCCGCGAGAACTACAAACTGGGACGTCAGCGAGGAATTGACGGTGCACTTAAGTCGTACAAGCTTGACGCGTTACTCCTCCCGAGCAATGGTACGCGGAACAGCACTTCTTTTGAAATTCACGACGCACTCAACGCACTGGTTCTAGGGTATACTACAACTCCTGCGGCAATTGCTGGGTATCCGATCGTCACAG taccACTGGGATTTCATCCCGACGATACGCATGTTGAGAGCGCTGGACCCTATACGGTCTTTCCTGCGCCG GGTGTGCCGTTTGGATTATCATTCCTGGGAACAGCATATAGCGAAACCAGCCTGATCGGATTTGCCTATGCTTACGAACAACGTACACACACCCGGCTGAAAAGACTCGCATACAAGGACGCTATTCCGAAAACACAGCTTCAAGATATCATTCTCTAA